One segment of Niabella beijingensis DNA contains the following:
- a CDS encoding ABC transporter permease encodes MLRRTLEIVGNSFRMAMQELWKNKLRTFLSLFGVTIGIFCIIGVLATVNSLQQNIQNEIKTLGSNTIYVDKWDYGGGPDYPWWKYINRPVPRYDEVKPIKERTPDARYVAFTLQGRGNVEFSGYMLNSVNVYSVSEDFIRIQPLTMSDGRYVSDAEFSYGTNVAVVGNEIAEKLFNEPELAVNKTITIGGKKILVAGVIEKQGKQMIGGWGFDQSVILPFQFGRTIFNEEKTDPVIMVQGMPHITSKGLKDELMVTMRSLHKLSPKQEDNFALNDINDIGDQVAEAFAGLNIGGAVIGGISLIVGLFGVANIMFVTVKERTSQIGLKKALGAKRQIILTEFLLESAFLCMLGGLIGLFLVYVLAQILSKALDFPVFISVANMVWTFLICVIVGVVAGIIPAVQAAKMDPVVAIRS; translated from the coding sequence ATGTTGAGGCGCACACTGGAAATTGTAGGCAATAGTTTTCGCATGGCGATGCAGGAGCTTTGGAAAAACAAGCTGCGTACCTTCCTGTCGCTTTTCGGGGTCACCATCGGTATCTTTTGTATTATCGGGGTGCTGGCCACGGTAAACAGCTTACAACAGAACATACAAAATGAGATAAAAACACTTGGCTCCAATACCATTTATGTGGATAAATGGGATTATGGCGGTGGGCCGGACTATCCCTGGTGGAAATATATAAACCGTCCTGTGCCCCGGTACGACGAGGTGAAGCCGATCAAAGAACGCACTCCCGATGCCCGGTATGTGGCCTTTACTTTGCAGGGGCGGGGAAATGTGGAGTTTTCAGGATATATGCTGAACAGTGTGAATGTTTACAGCGTTAGCGAGGACTTTATCCGGATCCAGCCGCTTACAATGAGTGATGGCCGCTACGTATCAGACGCAGAGTTCAGCTATGGCACTAACGTGGCAGTAGTGGGAAATGAGATCGCCGAAAAACTGTTCAATGAGCCGGAGCTGGCCGTTAATAAAACCATTACCATCGGCGGAAAAAAGATCCTGGTGGCAGGTGTTATTGAAAAGCAGGGGAAACAAATGATCGGCGGCTGGGGGTTTGACCAGAGCGTTATCCTTCCGTTCCAGTTCGGGAGAACGATCTTCAATGAAGAAAAAACAGACCCGGTGATCATGGTGCAGGGAATGCCGCATATCACCAGCAAGGGGCTAAAGGATGAACTGATGGTGACCATGCGCAGTCTGCATAAACTGAGCCCGAAACAGGAAGATAATTTTGCACTGAATGACATTAATGATATCGGGGACCAGGTAGCCGAGGCATTTGCGGGATTGAATATCGGAGGTGCCGTGATCGGCGGGATCAGTCTGATCGTTGGACTGTTCGGCGTGGCGAATATTATGTTTGTGACCGTAAAGGAACGGACCTCTCAGATCGGGTTGAAAAAAGCACTGGGTGCGAAACGGCAGATCATACTGACCGAATTCCTGCTGGAGTCGGCATTCCTTTGTATGCTGGGCGGACTGATCGGCCTGTTCCTGGTATATGTGCTGGCGCAGATTCTCAGCAAGGCCCTCGACTTCCCGGTGTTCATATCGGTTGCCAATATGGTCTGGACCTTTCTTATCTGTGTGATCGTAGGAGTGGTGGCCGGCATCATACCGGCAGTACAGGCGGCAAAGATGGATCCGGTGGTGGCGATCCGGAGTTAA
- the pckA gene encoding phosphoenolpyruvate carboxykinase (ATP): MLTKPFEMPVQQLKAAGLNLTNRVHYQLTPEELVEDTLRNNQGRLSDTGALVINTGKFTGRSPRDKFIVKDELTATSVDWGNFNNPLEEHFFERILEDVRSHLNGRPELWIRDAYACAAPEYRLNIRVINELPSMNLFSHHLFLRPSEEILEQFEPDWHILSAPGLELDPERCGTRQGNATVVSFKHRMILIAGSAYTGEIKKSVFSILNYLLPQAKEVLSMHCSANLGPTGDTALFFGLSGTGKTTLSTDPCRKLIGDDEHGWDNEKVFNFEGGCYAKCINLSEEKEPEIFHAIRPHALVENVTFYPGTNRINFDDASLTENTRVAYPIHFVENIVPDETGGVPKNIFFLTCDAYGVLPPISRLTREQALYYFISGYTAKVAGTEAGVTEPKATFSACFGAPFIPLHPGRYAAMLGDRIATHGVKVWMVNTGWTGGAYGTGSRIKLSYSRAMIQAALNGHLDEVEYHKDPVFGLMVPDHCPGVDSKLLTPRNTWENGAAYDQQAGELAGQFIRNFEIYSGMVAPAVKAAGPSA, translated from the coding sequence ATGCTTACAAAGCCATTCGAGATGCCGGTGCAGCAATTAAAGGCTGCCGGATTGAATTTAACGAATCGGGTGCATTACCAGCTAACTCCTGAAGAATTAGTGGAAGATACCCTCAGGAACAACCAGGGGCGGTTAAGCGATACCGGCGCCCTGGTGATCAACACCGGGAAATTTACAGGAAGGTCGCCCAGGGACAAATTTATTGTAAAGGATGAGCTGACGGCCACCTCTGTTGACTGGGGTAATTTTAACAATCCCCTGGAGGAGCATTTTTTTGAACGGATCCTGGAAGATGTCCGCAGCCACCTGAACGGAAGACCGGAACTCTGGATAAGAGATGCGTATGCCTGTGCGGCGCCGGAATACCGGCTGAACATAAGGGTGATAAACGAGCTGCCTTCCATGAACCTGTTTTCGCATCATCTTTTCTTACGTCCGTCGGAAGAAATACTCGAACAGTTTGAACCCGACTGGCATATTCTTTCCGCACCCGGACTGGAACTGGATCCGGAGCGTTGCGGCACCCGCCAGGGCAATGCAACAGTTGTCAGCTTTAAACACAGGATGATCCTGATAGCCGGCAGCGCTTACACAGGAGAAATAAAGAAAAGTGTTTTTTCGATCCTGAATTACCTGCTGCCCCAGGCAAAGGAAGTGCTCAGCATGCATTGTTCGGCCAACCTGGGACCCACAGGAGATACCGCGCTGTTCTTTGGACTGAGCGGTACCGGCAAAACAACATTGAGCACGGACCCCTGCCGCAAACTGATCGGGGATGATGAACATGGATGGGACAATGAAAAGGTGTTCAATTTTGAAGGCGGCTGCTATGCGAAATGCATCAACCTTTCAGAAGAAAAAGAACCTGAAATCTTTCATGCCATCCGGCCGCATGCCCTGGTTGAAAATGTAACTTTCTATCCCGGCACCAACCGGATCAACTTTGATGACGCTTCCCTTACCGAGAATACAAGGGTTGCCTACCCCATCCATTTTGTTGAAAATATTGTTCCTGATGAAACAGGAGGGGTGCCCAAAAATATTTTCTTTCTGACCTGTGATGCCTATGGTGTATTGCCCCCGATCTCCCGCCTGACCCGGGAGCAGGCGCTTTATTATTTTATCAGCGGTTATACCGCCAAGGTTGCGGGTACCGAAGCCGGTGTTACCGAACCGAAGGCTACTTTCAGCGCCTGTTTTGGAGCGCCCTTCATTCCTTTGCATCCCGGACGGTATGCGGCGATGCTCGGTGACCGGATCGCAACGCACGGCGTGAAAGTGTGGATGGTGAACACCGGCTGGACGGGCGGCGCATACGGCACCGGCTCCCGTATAAAGCTTTCTTATTCCCGGGCAATGATACAGGCTGCCTTGAACGGCCATCTTGATGAAGTGGAATATCATAAGGATCCTGTTTTTGGTCTTATGGTGCCGGACCATTGCCCCGGCGTTGATTCAAAGCTGCTCACTCCGCGTAATACATGGGAAAATGGCGCGGCATACGACCAGCAGGCAGGTGAACTGGCCGGACAATTTATCAGGAACTTTGAAATCTATTCCGGCATGGTAGCTCCAGCTGTAAAGGCCGCAGGCCCCAGTGCCTAA
- a CDS encoding homoserine O-acetyltransferase family protein, with protein MQQKTFTYPAPFVLESGAVFHNLRLAYTTYGAIRKDQTNVIWIFHALTANSNPHEWWPEMIGAGKVFDPEKDFIICVNMPGSCYGSSSPLDVNPASGEPYYHDFPFFTIRDMARAYQLLQQKLGIKKIKIGIGGSTGGQQLLEWAVQDPDLFDYIIPLATNAVHSPWGKAFNASQRFAIEADQTWHTKNPDAGRKGLEVARGIALLSYRNATAYNKTQSETSEEQLEAFRSESYQRYQGSKLSARFNAFSYYALSKSMDSHNLGRGRGGVIKALGRIRAKTLALALEGDLLFPPEEQEFLAEHIPGAIEKYIRSDYGHDGFLLEFEQISEAIKKFITRLSPAAIGQEKTGN; from the coding sequence ATGCAACAAAAAACATTTACATACCCGGCACCTTTTGTATTGGAGAGCGGCGCCGTCTTTCATAACCTGCGACTGGCTTATACCACTTACGGTGCCATCCGCAAGGACCAGACCAATGTCATCTGGATCTTTCATGCACTGACTGCCAACAGCAACCCGCATGAATGGTGGCCGGAAATGATCGGAGCCGGTAAGGTATTTGATCCGGAAAAAGATTTTATCATCTGTGTAAATATGCCCGGCAGCTGTTACGGCAGCAGCAGTCCCCTGGATGTGAATCCTGCCAGCGGGGAGCCCTACTATCACGACTTTCCCTTCTTTACTATCAGGGATATGGCCCGGGCCTACCAGCTGCTGCAACAGAAACTGGGAATAAAAAAAATAAAGATCGGTATCGGCGGCAGCACCGGCGGCCAGCAGCTGCTGGAGTGGGCGGTACAGGATCCGGATCTTTTTGACTATATCATACCGCTGGCCACCAATGCCGTGCATTCGCCCTGGGGAAAAGCCTTTAACGCTTCCCAGCGGTTTGCCATCGAAGCAGACCAGACCTGGCATACGAAAAACCCGGACGCAGGCCGCAAAGGACTGGAAGTGGCGCGCGGCATCGCTTTGCTCTCCTACCGCAATGCTACGGCCTATAATAAAACGCAGTCGGAAACATCGGAAGAGCAGCTCGAAGCTTTCCGCAGCGAAAGCTATCAGCGCTACCAGGGCAGCAAGTTATCCGCACGTTTTAATGCATTCAGCTATTATGCACTCAGCAAAAGCATGGACAGTCATAACCTTGGCCGCGGCCGTGGCGGAGTGATCAAAGCACTGGGCAGGATCCGGGCCAAAACACTGGCGCTGGCCCTGGAAGGTGATCTTTTGTTTCCTCCTGAAGAGCAGGAATTCCTGGCCGAGCATATACCCGGGGCGATTGAAAAATACATCCGCTCCGACTACGGGCACGATGGTTTCCTCCTGGAATTTGAACAGATATCAGAAGCAATAAAAAAATTTATAACCCGCCTGTCACCGGCTGCCATCGGGCAGGAAAAGACAGGCAATTAA
- a CDS encoding MarR family winged helix-turn-helix transcriptional regulator, whose translation MNSIDEAGILALATRLQRLSERIRKQGTEIYRHCGIDFDPKWFPVIYALHKKSELGVMELAQEIGYTHPSTISLLKELTREKLVLSKKHPSDDRKRQLCLSARGKTLVEQMQPVWELLVQAITQVTDTPNNLFRAIDEVEERIEQGALLDAAHRLMKRPGTAR comes from the coding sequence ATGAACAGCATTGATGAAGCAGGCATCCTGGCACTGGCAACAAGGCTGCAGCGTCTGAGCGAGCGCATCCGCAAACAGGGTACGGAAATTTACAGGCATTGTGGTATCGATTTTGATCCGAAATGGTTTCCGGTGATCTATGCGCTTCACAAAAAATCGGAACTGGGTGTAATGGAACTGGCCCAGGAGATCGGCTACACCCATCCTTCCACCATCAGCCTGTTAAAAGAGCTTACCCGTGAAAAGCTGGTATTGTCGAAAAAGCATCCCAGCGACGACCGGAAACGGCAGCTCTGCCTCTCAGCCAGGGGAAAAACGCTTGTAGAACAGATGCAGCCTGTGTGGGAGCTGCTGGTACAGGCCATAACACAGGTAACCGATACCCCTAATAATCTGTTCCGCGCCATTGATGAAGTGGAAGAACGGATCGAACAGGGCGCACTGCTTGATGCCGCCCACAGGCTGATGAAAAGACCCGGAACTGCACGCTAA
- the tsaD gene encoding tRNA (adenosine(37)-N6)-threonylcarbamoyltransferase complex transferase subunit TsaD yields MNRINILAIESSCDETSAAVCSGGRILSNRIATQAVHAAHGGVVPELASRAHMQNIVPVVDVALKESGLQLNDMDAIAYTQAPGLIGSLLVGGQFAKSLSLALDKPLIAVNHMQAHVLANLIPDAKPSFPFLCLTVSGGHTQIVRCDAPTSLTVIGETIDDAAGEAFDKAAKMLGLPYPGGPLIDKHAKEGDAGRFRFPEPRIPGYDFSFSGLKTAILYFLRNAGTAQIYKEEFTASAAEQQRFIQENLNDICASIQGRIISILLNKLSKAAADLGIRDLCIAGGVSANSGLRAAFKAMGAEKGWNTFIPDFQYCTDNAGMIAITGYYKYLEQDFADLSAPSMARGFN; encoded by the coding sequence ATGAACAGAATAAATATACTGGCGATCGAATCGAGTTGTGATGAAACCTCTGCTGCGGTTTGCAGCGGGGGAAGGATATTGTCCAACCGCATTGCCACCCAGGCAGTACATGCGGCGCATGGAGGGGTGGTGCCGGAGCTGGCGTCCCGGGCACACATGCAGAACATCGTTCCCGTGGTGGATGTGGCTTTGAAAGAAAGCGGCCTGCAATTGAATGATATGGATGCGATCGCCTATACCCAGGCGCCGGGGTTGATCGGAAGTCTGCTGGTAGGCGGGCAGTTTGCCAAATCATTATCACTGGCGCTGGACAAACCCCTGATCGCTGTGAATCACATGCAGGCGCATGTACTGGCCAACCTGATACCGGATGCCAAACCGTCTTTTCCTTTTCTTTGCCTGACGGTAAGCGGCGGGCATACACAGATCGTAAGATGTGATGCACCGACCTCGCTGACCGTTATCGGTGAAACGATCGACGATGCCGCGGGGGAAGCTTTTGATAAAGCGGCCAAGATGCTGGGACTGCCTTATCCCGGAGGTCCGCTGATCGATAAACATGCAAAGGAGGGCGACGCCGGCCGTTTCCGCTTTCCGGAGCCGCGGATACCGGGCTATGATTTCAGCTTCAGCGGTCTGAAGACGGCCATCCTTTATTTTCTAAGGAATGCCGGCACCGCGCAGATCTACAAAGAAGAATTTACAGCAAGCGCAGCGGAGCAGCAGCGGTTTATTCAGGAAAACCTGAACGATATCTGTGCTTCCATACAGGGCCGGATTATTTCCATTCTTTTGAACAAATTAAGCAAAGCGGCGGCAGATCTGGGTATCCGCGATCTTTGTATTGCGGGTGGCGTGTCGGCCAACAGCGGTCTTCGTGCAGCGTTTAAGGCAATGGGGGCGGAAAAGGGATGGAACACCTTCATCCCCGATTTTCAATACTGTACCGATAATGCCGGCATGATCGCCATCACGGGGTATTACAAGTACCTGGAACAGGATTTTGCTGATCTGTCAGCACCTTCTATGGCTAGAGGATTCAACTAA
- a CDS encoding arylsulfatase yields MKTIAFAIGCLFLYGSVFAQQRPNVIYIYADDLGYGELGCYGQKKIKTPNLDRMAAEGMRFTQHYSGTPVCAPARCMLLTGKNGGHSYIRGNYEMGGFPDSLEGGQMPLPEGTFTLGHLFKKAGYATAAIGKWGLGHINTTGHPLSQGFDYFYGYLDQKQAHNYYPSHLWENRTRDGLNNPDIYVHRALNPEKATDRDFDYFKGNVYSVDKMTEKALAFINTHKNQPFFLYLPYTIPHVSLQVPEKYINMYKGQFDEKPYYGGKGYAASKYPLSTYAGMITCLDDQVGLILHEIKKLGLDDNTLIFFSSDNGATFNGGVDAAFFNSVQGLRGLKMDVYEGGFREPFIARWPGRIPAGKTSTLLSVQYDMMPTFAELVRQPLPASTDGISLLPELLGQKNQQQHPFLYFEYPEKGGQIAVRIGNWKGVRTGILKNRNSPWQLYDLQTDLQETRDVASQHPDIIQRMREIATMQHQHPHLREWEFIDPKTEQKRP; encoded by the coding sequence ATGAAAACAATCGCCTTCGCTATCGGCTGTCTCTTTCTTTACGGATCCGTTTTCGCCCAGCAACGACCCAATGTTATTTATATTTACGCAGACGACCTGGGATACGGTGAACTGGGATGCTATGGTCAGAAAAAGATCAAAACGCCCAACCTGGACCGCATGGCAGCAGAGGGCATGCGGTTCACCCAGCACTATTCCGGTACGCCCGTATGTGCTCCTGCGCGTTGTATGCTGCTTACCGGGAAGAATGGCGGGCATTCTTACATAAGAGGCAATTATGAAATGGGAGGTTTCCCTGACAGCCTGGAAGGCGGTCAGATGCCGCTTCCGGAAGGCACTTTCACCCTGGGGCATCTTTTTAAAAAGGCGGGTTATGCCACCGCAGCGATCGGTAAATGGGGACTGGGACATATCAATACCACCGGCCATCCGTTATCCCAGGGCTTTGATTATTTCTACGGCTATCTCGATCAGAAACAGGCGCACAATTATTATCCTTCGCATCTCTGGGAGAACCGCACCCGGGACGGGCTGAACAACCCCGATATTTATGTACACCGCGCATTAAATCCGGAAAAGGCTACCGACCGGGACTTCGATTATTTCAAGGGGAATGTTTATTCGGTTGATAAAATGACGGAAAAGGCACTGGCCTTTATCAATACACACAAAAACCAGCCGTTCTTTCTTTACCTGCCGTACACCATTCCCCATGTATCACTGCAGGTACCGGAGAAATACATCAATATGTATAAAGGGCAGTTTGACGAAAAACCTTACTATGGCGGGAAGGGCTATGCGGCATCAAAATACCCGCTCTCTACTTATGCCGGTATGATCACCTGCCTCGACGACCAGGTAGGACTGATCCTGCATGAGATAAAAAAACTGGGGCTGGATGATAACACGCTGATCTTTTTTTCAAGCGACAACGGTGCCACCTTTAACGGCGGTGTGGATGCGGCTTTCTTTAACAGTGTACAGGGATTACGGGGGTTAAAAATGGATGTTTATGAAGGGGGCTTCCGTGAGCCGTTCATTGCCCGCTGGCCGGGCAGGATCCCTGCTGGAAAGACCAGTACGCTGCTTTCGGTACAATATGATATGATGCCTACTTTTGCCGAACTCGTCAGGCAACCGCTTCCCGCTTCCACAGACGGCATCTCGCTGCTACCCGAATTACTGGGACAAAAAAATCAGCAGCAGCATCCTTTTCTTTATTTTGAATATCCTGAAAAAGGAGGACAGATCGCTGTCCGTATCGGAAACTGGAAGGGCGTAAGAACAGGCATTCTCAAAAACAGGAACAGCCCCTGGCAGTTATATGACCTGCAAACTGATCTGCAGGAAACCCGCGACGTAGCATCCCAGCACCCGGATATTATTCAGCGCATGCGTGAAATCGCAACCATGCAGCACCAGCATCCGCACTTGAGGGAATGGGAATTTATTGATCCGAAAACAGAACAGAAACGACCGTAG
- a CDS encoding homoserine dehydrogenase yields MGEHKELVIGLFGFGVVGEGLYKVLQQTPSLKASIKKVCIKHPGKKRNAPEELFTTEREELLNDNEINLIVEVIDDAVAGFEIVSTALKNGKDVVSSSKKMIAENLPALLELQQATGRSLLYESSACASIPVIRNLEEYYDNDLLHSIRAIVNGSTNFILTKIFEENLAFRDALLLAQQLGFAESDPTLDVEGYDALNKWTILLLHAYGIVAHPDQILFNGIQNIAKSDAQVAKARGQQIKLVAQAKKLINGGVGAYVLPQFVAADSPLSFVKNEYNGVVIESGFADQQFFYGKGAGSFPTASAVLSDISALRYEYRYEYKKLYHHRPHQLNDAIYLKVFVSFTDLAFIPKDDFEWIEEWHAQESRKYLSGVIALQKLKQHSWWKENGTSLIVETDGIIEDIEERKLKKKSLELAGLL; encoded by the coding sequence ATGGGCGAACATAAAGAGTTAGTGATCGGCTTGTTTGGATTTGGAGTGGTGGGTGAAGGGCTTTACAAGGTATTGCAGCAAACGCCGTCCCTCAAAGCAAGCATTAAAAAGGTGTGCATCAAGCACCCCGGGAAAAAAAGAAATGCCCCGGAAGAACTGTTTACCACCGAGCGGGAAGAACTGCTAAACGATAATGAGATCAATCTCATTGTGGAAGTGATCGACGATGCGGTAGCCGGTTTTGAAATTGTAAGCACGGCATTAAAGAACGGAAAGGATGTGGTGAGCTCATCCAAGAAGATGATCGCAGAGAACCTGCCCGCGTTGCTGGAACTGCAGCAGGCAACCGGCAGGTCCCTGTTATATGAATCTTCCGCCTGTGCCTCCATTCCCGTGATCCGTAACCTTGAAGAATATTACGACAATGACCTGCTTCACAGCATACGGGCCATTGTGAACGGGAGCACCAACTTCATCCTCACAAAAATCTTTGAAGAAAACCTTGCATTCAGGGATGCATTGCTCCTGGCACAGCAGCTTGGTTTTGCAGAAAGCGATCCCACCCTGGACGTGGAAGGTTATGATGCCCTGAATAAATGGACCATCCTGCTGCTGCATGCATACGGGATTGTGGCACATCCGGACCAGATCCTGTTCAACGGTATCCAGAATATCGCGAAGTCGGACGCCCAGGTGGCCAAGGCACGCGGCCAGCAGATCAAGCTGGTGGCACAGGCCAAGAAACTGATCAATGGCGGTGTGGGCGCTTATGTGCTGCCGCAGTTTGTTGCAGCCGACAGCCCCCTGTCCTTTGTAAAGAATGAATACAACGGAGTGGTGATCGAAAGCGGATTTGCGGACCAGCAGTTCTTTTACGGGAAAGGCGCGGGCAGTTTTCCTACCGCATCGGCCGTTCTCAGTGATATCTCCGCCCTGCGTTATGAGTACCGCTATGAATATAAAAAGCTGTACCATCACCGTCCGCATCAGCTGAACGATGCCATCTACCTTAAAGTATTCGTCAGCTTTACCGACCTGGCCTTTATTCCCAAAGATGATTTTGAATGGATCGAGGAATGGCATGCACAGGAGAGCCGTAAGTATCTTTCCGGGGTGATCGCACTTCAGAAATTAAAACAACATTCCTGGTGGAAGGAGAACGGCACTTCACTGATCGTGGAAACCGATGGCATTATTGAAGATATTGAAGAACGGAAGTTAAAAAAGAAAAGCCTGGAACTCGCAGGATTACTGTAA
- a CDS encoding GNAT family N-acetyltransferase gives MFIIKELDNTHGREIIDLILYIQQVEFNVPVTLEGQPDLLDIESFYIQPGGKFWGAYAGDILIGTIALIHTGHRTGVIRKMFVHKDHRGAQHGVAQALLTTLINYCRQQDIGSIYLGTIDTLKAAQRFYEKNGFVKITPAELPSFFPRMMADNTFYYLSL, from the coding sequence ATGTTTATAATTAAAGAACTGGACAATACCCATGGCAGGGAGATCATTGACCTGATCCTGTACATCCAGCAGGTGGAATTTAATGTTCCGGTTACGCTCGAAGGCCAGCCCGACCTCCTGGACATCGAATCCTTCTATATACAACCGGGTGGAAAATTCTGGGGGGCCTATGCCGGTGATATCCTTATCGGCACCATCGCACTGATCCATACCGGGCACCGGACAGGCGTTATCAGGAAGATGTTTGTACACAAAGATCATCGCGGGGCACAGCACGGGGTGGCGCAGGCATTGCTGACCACACTTATCAACTACTGCAGGCAGCAGGATATCGGATCGATTTATCTTGGTACGATCGATACGCTTAAGGCCGCCCAGCGGTTTTATGAAAAAAACGGGTTTGTGAAAATAACCCCGGCGGAGCTTCCTTCTTTTTTTCCCCGGATGATGGCAGACAATACATTTTATTATCTTTCGCTTTAA
- a CDS encoding O-acetylhomoserine aminocarboxypropyltransferase/cysteine synthase family protein yields the protein MSDQLHFDTLQVHAGQQADPTTGSRAVPIYQTTSYVFKNADHAANLFGLKEFGNIYTRIMNPTTDVFEQRIAALEGGVAALATSSGQAAQFLAITNLLQAGENFVTSPFLYGGTFNQFKVSFKRLGIDVRFAADDNPDSFRPLIDDKTKAIYIETLGNPRLNVPDFEKFAALAKEFDLPLIVDNTFGAGGYLFQPIRHGANIVVEAATKWIGGHGNSIGGVIVDGGNYNWGNGKFPQFSEPSEGYHGLNFWQVFGEGNPLGLPNIAFAIRARVEGLRDFGPALSPFNAFLLLQGIETLSLRVQRTVDNALALAQWLEQHDKVDFVWYPGLESSPYHTLAKKYLTNGFGGVLQFGIKGGLENGKTFINSLKLVSHLANVGDAKTLAIHPASTTHEQLSEAERASAGVLDNLIRISSGIEHIDDIKADFEQAFAAVFNQ from the coding sequence ATGAGCGATCAATTACATTTTGACACGTTACAGGTGCACGCCGGCCAGCAGGCAGATCCCACTACCGGAAGCCGCGCCGTACCTATTTACCAAACCACTTCTTATGTTTTTAAGAACGCGGACCATGCTGCCAATCTTTTTGGATTGAAGGAGTTCGGGAATATCTATACCCGGATCATGAACCCGACCACCGATGTTTTTGAACAACGCATTGCCGCACTGGAAGGAGGTGTTGCCGCACTTGCCACTTCCTCCGGTCAGGCAGCCCAGTTTCTTGCAATCACCAACCTGCTGCAGGCAGGTGAGAACTTTGTGACCTCTCCCTTTTTATACGGAGGCACTTTTAACCAGTTCAAAGTATCCTTTAAACGACTGGGCATCGATGTACGTTTTGCAGCAGATGATAACCCGGACAGTTTCCGCCCCCTGATCGATGACAAGACAAAAGCCATTTACATAGAAACACTGGGCAATCCGCGGCTGAATGTTCCCGACTTTGAAAAATTTGCAGCCCTGGCCAAAGAATTTGACCTGCCGCTGATTGTAGACAACACCTTCGGTGCGGGCGGATACCTGTTCCAGCCGATCCGGCATGGCGCCAACATCGTGGTGGAAGCCGCCACCAAATGGATCGGCGGACATGGCAACAGCATCGGAGGCGTTATCGTAGACGGAGGAAATTACAACTGGGGAAATGGAAAATTCCCGCAATTCTCCGAGCCTTCCGAGGGATACCACGGATTGAACTTCTGGCAGGTATTTGGAGAGGGGAATCCGCTCGGACTGCCCAATATTGCCTTTGCCATCCGCGCCCGCGTGGAAGGGCTCCGCGATTTCGGTCCGGCACTCAGCCCCTTCAATGCCTTCCTGCTACTGCAGGGCATCGAAACCCTTTCCCTGCGTGTACAGCGTACGGTGGACAATGCACTGGCCCTTGCACAATGGCTGGAGCAGCACGATAAGGTGGACTTTGTATGGTACCCCGGCCTTGAAAGCAGCCCCTATCATACACTGGCAAAAAAATACCTTACCAACGGCTTTGGCGGCGTACTGCAGTTTGGTATAAAAGGCGGACTGGAGAACGGGAAAACATTCATCAACAGCCTGAAGCTGGTAAGTCACCTGGCAAATGTGGGTGACGCAAAAACACTCGCCATACATCCGGCATCCACCACGCACGAGCAATTGAGCGAAGCAGAACGGGCAAGTGCAGGCGTACTGGACAATCTCATCCGCATCAGTTCAGGCATTGAGCACATCGATGATATAAAAGCTGATTTTGAGCAGGCCTTTGCCGCAGTTTTTAACCAGTAA